Proteins encoded within one genomic window of Rossellomorea vietnamensis:
- the thiS gene encoding sulfur carrier protein ThiS has translation MELRINGQLVTVPDTVTTIDDLIHHYKLKNRTIMVEKNHIILRAYEHEKATVENGDTIELVQFVGGG, from the coding sequence GTGGAATTAAGGATTAATGGACAGCTGGTGACCGTGCCAGACACAGTCACGACGATAGACGATCTCATACACCATTATAAATTGAAGAATCGTACAATCATGGTCGAAAAAAATCACATTATATTACGGGCATACGAGCATGAAAAGGCAACAGTTGAAAATGGAGATACCATTGAATTGGTCCAATTTGTAGGAGGCGGTTGA
- a CDS encoding thiazole synthase, whose amino-acid sequence MLKIGNYTFHSRLLLGTGKYPAFDIQKEAVEVSGTEILTFTVRRMNIFEPSQPNFLEKLDLESYSLLPNTAGAKTASEAVRHAQLARASGLCDMIKVEVIGCDKTLLPDPVETLKATEELLKEGFTVLPYTSDDVVLARKLEELGAHAIMPGASPIGSGQGIVNPVNLRFIIEQASVPVIVDAGIGSPADAAYAMELGADAVLLNTAVSQAKDPVKMANAMRLAIEGGRFGYEAGRIPRKRYASASSPMEGMSV is encoded by the coding sequence ATGTTAAAAATCGGAAATTATACATTTCATTCAAGATTATTGTTAGGGACAGGAAAGTATCCTGCTTTTGATATCCAGAAGGAAGCTGTGGAGGTTTCTGGAACAGAGATTCTTACGTTCACGGTAAGGAGGATGAATATATTCGAGCCCAGTCAACCCAACTTCTTGGAAAAACTCGATTTGGAGAGCTATTCATTATTACCGAACACGGCTGGCGCAAAAACTGCTAGTGAAGCGGTGCGGCATGCACAGTTAGCCAGGGCATCAGGACTTTGTGACATGATCAAGGTGGAAGTAATCGGATGTGATAAAACACTATTGCCTGACCCGGTTGAAACACTGAAGGCAACGGAAGAACTGCTTAAAGAAGGATTTACGGTCCTCCCATATACTTCCGATGATGTGGTTCTTGCCAGAAAATTGGAAGAGTTGGGCGCTCATGCCATTATGCCCGGTGCATCCCCGATCGGATCTGGGCAGGGAATAGTAAACCCGGTAAACCTCCGTTTCATTATTGAACAGGCAAGCGTACCGGTCATCGTGGATGCTGGAATCGGTTCTCCTGCTGATGCCGCCTATGCTATGGAACTTGGTGCAGATGCTGTGTTGTTGAACACGGCAGTATCACAAGCAAAAGATCCGGTCAAGATGGCCAATGCCATGAGGCTTGCAATCGAGGGTGGCCGTTTTGGATATGAAGCCGGAAGAATCCCCCGGAAGCGCTATGCATCAGCTAGCAGTCCGATGGAGGGGATGAGTGTTTGA
- a CDS encoding thiazole biosynthesis adenylyltransferase ThiF, which translates to MNEERYSRQILFSPIGSEGQERIRDKHVLVIGAGALGTGNAEVLVRAGIGKLTIVDRDYVEWSNLQRQQLYNEEDAKSRLPKAIAAKKRLGEINSTVDIEAHILDVMPEELVNLAMGADLIIDATDNFETRMIINDVSQKYSIPWIYGACVGSYGISFSILPGVTPCLHCLIDEVPIGGLTCDTAGIISPAVSQVVAHQTTEALKMLVEDYESLSHRLVSFDLWKNEHTSLDVRKLKKEECPSCGVHRMYPSLRYENQTKTAVLCGRDSVQIRPASRHSVNLLDISKTLENQGKQVERNPYLIRFKVDSLQIVLFYDGRALIHGTKEMKEAKSIYHRYFG; encoded by the coding sequence TTGAATGAGGAGAGATATTCAAGACAAATTTTATTTTCACCCATTGGAAGTGAAGGTCAGGAAAGAATAAGGGATAAACATGTACTGGTCATTGGAGCAGGAGCTTTGGGCACGGGGAACGCAGAAGTCCTCGTTCGTGCCGGCATCGGAAAGCTGACGATCGTGGACCGTGATTACGTCGAATGGAGCAATCTGCAGCGACAGCAGCTCTACAATGAAGAAGATGCAAAAAGTCGACTACCGAAGGCGATCGCTGCCAAAAAGAGACTGGGGGAAATTAATTCAACAGTTGATATCGAAGCACATATTCTCGATGTCATGCCTGAAGAGTTAGTGAACTTGGCCATGGGTGCAGACCTGATCATCGATGCTACAGATAACTTTGAAACGAGGATGATCATAAATGATGTATCTCAAAAATATTCCATTCCCTGGATCTATGGAGCATGCGTGGGGAGCTATGGCATTTCATTCAGCATTCTCCCCGGTGTCACACCTTGCCTTCACTGTTTAATCGATGAAGTTCCGATAGGGGGCTTGACCTGTGATACAGCAGGAATCATCAGTCCTGCCGTCTCACAGGTGGTCGCCCATCAAACAACAGAGGCACTAAAAATGTTGGTGGAAGATTATGAATCTCTCAGCCATAGGCTCGTCTCTTTCGATTTATGGAAAAATGAACATACGTCTCTTGATGTAAGGAAGTTGAAAAAAGAAGAGTGTCCCTCGTGTGGTGTTCATCGAATGTACCCAAGTCTTCGATATGAGAATCAAACGAAAACGGCCGTCCTATGTGGACGGGATTCCGTGCAAATCCGGCCAGCGTCAAGGCACTCTGTTAATCTCTTGGACATTTCAAAAACACTTGAGAACCAGGGCAAGCAAGTGGAAAGGAATCCTTATTTGATCAGGTTCAAGGTCGATTCCCTCCAAATAGTTTTATTTTATGACGGACGGGCGCTTATCCATGGAACGAAAGAAATGAAGGAAGCAAAATCAATTTATCATCGTTATTTTGGTTGA
- the thiD gene encoding bifunctional hydroxymethylpyrimidine kinase/phosphomethylpyrimidine kinase: MVYKALTIAGSDSGGGAGIQADLKTFQECHVYGMSAVTAVTAQNTKGVQGVFPSSASEVLEQLTSINEDLPPEAVKTGMLVNDEIIASVADFASSSGWEKLIVDPVMIAKGGASLLGEKSIEALINRLIPVAYVITPNIPEAEALTGREIRDVGDCRKAAEDLYGMGAKHVIIKGGHQSQSQSSYATDILYDGKEFFEFTSPRISTPHTHGTGCTFSAVITAELAKGNPVFDSVHTAKGFITAAISHSLGIGNGHGPTNHWAYHEGVNL; encoded by the coding sequence ATGGTATATAAAGCATTGACGATTGCAGGGTCGGATAGCGGTGGCGGCGCCGGGATTCAGGCGGATTTAAAAACGTTTCAAGAGTGTCATGTTTATGGGATGTCTGCCGTAACAGCCGTGACAGCTCAAAATACAAAAGGGGTGCAGGGTGTATTTCCATCGTCGGCATCAGAAGTCTTGGAACAATTGACTTCCATTAATGAAGATTTGCCACCCGAAGCCGTAAAAACCGGAATGTTGGTGAATGATGAGATCATTGCTTCTGTTGCGGATTTCGCAAGCTCCTCCGGATGGGAGAAGCTTATAGTGGATCCTGTGATGATTGCGAAAGGGGGAGCTTCTTTATTAGGAGAAAAATCCATTGAAGCGTTGATCAATCGTCTGATCCCGGTTGCTTACGTCATCACACCCAATATCCCTGAAGCAGAAGCTTTAACGGGAAGAGAGATACGGGATGTTGGTGATTGCCGGAAAGCTGCTGAGGACCTATACGGGATGGGGGCCAAACATGTGATCATTAAAGGCGGTCACCAATCACAATCTCAATCATCTTATGCGACTGACATTCTTTATGACGGGAAAGAATTCTTTGAGTTTACAAGTCCAAGAATTTCTACACCCCATACGCATGGAACGGGCTGTACGTTCTCTGCGGTCATCACGGCAGAATTGGCAAAAGGGAACCCCGTCTTTGATTCAGTCCATACTGCCAAGGGATTTATTACAGCTGCCATCTCACATTCTCTCGGCATCGGGAATGGACATGGGCCAACGAATCATTGGGCCTATCATGAAGGAGTCAATCTATGA
- the thiE gene encoding thiamine phosphate synthase, translating into MNLRDSLKLYFVMGSQNCERSPVDVLEEALSGGVTMFQFREKGNRCLEGKPMMELALELQHVCQKYRVPFIINDDVELALKMGADGVHIGQEDESIGAVRKKLGDKILGISAHNVREAQLALESGADYLGVGPMFQTTTKNDCRPVQGPKVIESMRKMGIRLPVVGIGGIHSGNVHKVMEAGSDGVAVISAISKHPERTHTLFQGVQDSLLKSF; encoded by the coding sequence ATGAATCTTAGAGACTCCTTAAAGCTATATTTCGTGATGGGCAGTCAAAATTGTGAAAGATCTCCTGTCGATGTATTGGAAGAAGCACTCTCGGGCGGGGTTACCATGTTTCAATTTCGGGAAAAGGGGAATCGCTGTCTGGAGGGAAAGCCCATGATGGAACTGGCTCTTGAACTCCAGCATGTATGTCAAAAGTACAGGGTTCCCTTTATTATCAATGATGATGTGGAGCTGGCTTTGAAAATGGGTGCAGATGGTGTACATATAGGACAGGAGGACGAATCAATCGGAGCGGTCCGAAAGAAGTTGGGTGATAAAATACTTGGGATTTCCGCTCATAATGTGAGGGAAGCACAACTCGCTTTAGAATCGGGAGCGGATTATCTGGGTGTGGGTCCCATGTTTCAAACTACAACTAAGAATGATTGCAGACCCGTCCAAGGACCAAAGGTGATTGAATCAATGAGAAAAATGGGGATCCGCCTCCCCGTGGTCGGAATTGGAGGCATCCATTCGGGAAATGTCCATAAAGTAATGGAAGCAGGCTCCGATGGTGTGGCTGTCATCTCGGCGATTTCAAAACATCCTGAGCGTACTCATACTCTCTTTCAAGGGGTTCAGGATAGTTTGTTAAAATCTTTCTGA
- a CDS encoding L-cystine transporter, whose amino-acid sequence MNVWFVLLNILVFLVLIGVLFHMQRKNVSFSKRVFAALGLGIVFGLGLQWVYEAGDENVTQSIEWFNIVGTGYIKLLQMIVMPLVFVSILSAFSKLKRSSNLGKISVLIIGLLVGTTAVAAAVGIATTAAFDLEAIQIDQGNAEAARGVQLEERAAALEGQSYPQKILELLPQNPFLDLTGERATSTIAVVIFAAFIGIAYLGVQRKEPEAAEFFKKIVDSIYAVVMRIVTLVLRLTPFGVLAIMARTVALSDFDAIMKLGEFVGASYVALIIMFLIHLILLTLTGLNPVTYVKKVLPVLAFAFTSRSSAGTLPLNIQTQKNKLGVSEGIANFSGSFGLSIGQNGCAGVYPAMLAVMIAPTVGMNPFTPTFIFTLIAIVAISSFGVAGVGGGATFAAILVLSAMDLPVALAGLLISIEPLIDMGRTAVNVSGAMTSGIITSKVTGELDTETYNKEMIEAEA is encoded by the coding sequence ATGAATGTCTGGTTTGTTTTGTTGAACATTTTGGTGTTTCTTGTTCTCATTGGTGTACTATTTCATATGCAAAGAAAAAATGTTTCGTTTTCAAAACGGGTGTTTGCCGCACTCGGACTGGGAATTGTTTTCGGTCTCGGTTTACAGTGGGTGTATGAGGCAGGTGATGAAAATGTCACCCAATCGATTGAATGGTTCAATATTGTCGGAACGGGTTATATTAAGCTGCTTCAAATGATTGTCATGCCACTTGTATTCGTATCGATCCTTTCAGCCTTTTCAAAATTAAAACGATCTTCCAATCTAGGGAAAATTTCTGTATTGATCATCGGATTGCTTGTCGGTACGACTGCCGTCGCGGCTGCAGTAGGTATTGCGACAACTGCAGCATTCGACCTGGAAGCCATCCAAATTGATCAAGGAAATGCCGAAGCGGCAAGGGGTGTTCAGCTGGAGGAGAGGGCAGCGGCTTTAGAAGGCCAAAGCTATCCTCAAAAAATCCTGGAACTCCTGCCTCAGAATCCTTTCCTTGATTTAACCGGAGAAAGAGCCACGTCGACCATAGCCGTTGTAATTTTTGCAGCCTTCATCGGCATCGCCTATTTAGGGGTTCAGCGAAAGGAACCTGAAGCGGCGGAATTTTTCAAGAAAATTGTGGATTCCATCTATGCTGTCGTAATGAGAATTGTGACCCTGGTATTGAGGCTGACGCCATTCGGTGTGCTGGCCATCATGGCGAGAACAGTCGCACTGAGTGATTTCGATGCCATCATGAAACTTGGTGAATTTGTAGGGGCGTCCTATGTTGCCCTTATTATCATGTTCTTGATCCATTTAATCCTATTGACGCTTACAGGACTGAATCCGGTCACATACGTGAAAAAAGTACTTCCCGTATTGGCTTTTGCCTTTACCTCAAGATCCAGCGCAGGGACGTTGCCCCTTAATATTCAAACCCAGAAAAATAAACTGGGTGTTTCTGAAGGGATCGCCAACTTTTCGGGATCTTTTGGATTATCCATTGGGCAAAACGGATGTGCCGGCGTGTACCCGGCTATGCTTGCCGTCATGATCGCACCTACGGTTGGCATGAATCCTTTTACCCCAACATTTATTTTTACGCTCATTGCCATTGTTGCCATCAGCTCCTTCGGTGTCGCCGGAGTTGGCGGCGGTGCCACATTTGCCGCTATCCTCGTCCTTTCTGCCATGGACCTGCCGGTTGCGTTAGCGGGTCTTCTGATTTCAATCGAACCTTTAATCGACATGGGCCGGACAGCCGTAAATGTGAGTGGTGCCATGACATCTGGAATCATCACTAGTAAGGTAACGGGAGAACTGGATACGGAAACCTATAATAAAGAAATGATCGAAGCTGAAGCTTAA
- a CDS encoding SDR family oxidoreductase, which produces MHVKELFDLSGKVALVTGGGRGLGKQIATCFAEAGANVVICSRNVEACDEVKKDLEGMGVQALSFQCDVTDPEDVARVVDETQKAFGRIDILVNNSGASWGAPAEEMPLEAWHKVMNVNVNGTFIMSQAVGKLMLAQNEGKIINIASVAGLQGTDPRYMDAIGYSTSKAAVINFTKDLAVKWGSRGVHVNAIAPGFFPTKMSKGILSHAGEAILEGTPLNRFGSEDDLKGAALFLASRASNFVTGSVLVVDGGSSAM; this is translated from the coding sequence ATGCATGTAAAGGAATTGTTTGATTTATCCGGTAAGGTGGCACTGGTGACTGGTGGAGGCAGGGGTCTTGGAAAGCAGATTGCAACCTGTTTTGCGGAAGCAGGAGCAAATGTTGTCATCTGTTCAAGAAATGTAGAAGCATGCGATGAAGTCAAAAAGGATTTAGAGGGTATGGGTGTACAAGCACTTTCCTTTCAATGTGATGTCACGGATCCGGAAGACGTCGCGAGGGTTGTGGATGAAACCCAAAAGGCATTTGGACGAATTGACATCCTGGTGAATAATAGCGGAGCTTCATGGGGCGCTCCTGCAGAAGAAATGCCCCTCGAGGCATGGCATAAAGTTATGAACGTAAATGTGAACGGGACCTTCATTATGTCACAGGCGGTAGGAAAGCTGATGTTAGCACAGAATGAAGGGAAAATCATCAATATTGCGTCTGTAGCGGGTCTTCAAGGAACGGACCCAAGATATATGGATGCCATCGGCTATAGTACAAGTAAAGCAGCAGTCATCAACTTCACCAAGGATCTTGCCGTGAAATGGGGCTCTCGCGGAGTCCATGTTAACGCAATCGCACCAGGCTTCTTTCCGACAAAAATGTCAAAGGGGATCCTCTCCCATGCCGGGGAAGCCATTTTAGAAGGTACGCCGTTAAATCGATTCGGAAGCGAAGATGATTTAAAAGGGGCGGCTCTTTTCCTTGCTTCCCGTGCCTCTAATTTTGTAACAGGTTCGGTCCTTGTGGTGGATGGCGGCTCCTCAGCGATGTAA
- a CDS encoding acyl-CoA dehydrogenase family protein, with translation MEFSYSPKVQEYQNKLSRFMEEFVYPNESLYEQQLNRQDTRWSSVPPIMEELKTEARKQGLWNLFLPESEYGAGLSNVEYAPLCEIMGRSLIGPEVFNCNAPDTGNMEVLERYGTPAQKERYLIPLLNGEIRSCFSMTEPEVASSDATNIKASIVREGDEYVINARKWWSSGAGDPRCSFSILMGKTDPDARRHEQQSMIIVPLDAEGVKIERMLPVFGYDHAPHGHGEITFTDVRVPLENMIWAEGKGFAIAQGRLGPGRIHHCMRLIGAAERALEELCKRVQNREAFGKTLSSQGVVMDWIADSRIEIEQARLLTMKAAYMMDTVGNKMAKQEIAMIKVVAPSMALRVIDRAIQAFGAAGVSGDHSMAAQWANARTLRLADGPDEVHRAQLAKLELRKYQKASPVES, from the coding sequence ATGGAGTTCTCCTATTCTCCAAAAGTACAAGAATATCAAAATAAACTATCCCGCTTCATGGAAGAGTTCGTATACCCGAATGAATCTCTTTATGAACAGCAATTAAACAGGCAGGATACCCGATGGAGTTCAGTCCCGCCCATCATGGAAGAATTAAAAACCGAAGCAAGGAAACAAGGGTTATGGAACTTATTTCTACCAGAAAGTGAATATGGGGCTGGATTAAGTAATGTGGAATATGCACCGCTTTGCGAAATCATGGGCAGGTCTTTGATCGGTCCGGAAGTATTCAACTGCAACGCTCCAGATACCGGGAATATGGAAGTGTTGGAGCGATATGGCACCCCTGCCCAAAAGGAGCGATACCTGATCCCCCTCCTGAATGGTGAGATCCGCTCCTGTTTCTCGATGACGGAGCCCGAAGTCGCTTCATCCGATGCCACAAATATCAAGGCAAGCATCGTTCGGGAAGGTGATGAATACGTCATCAATGCCAGGAAATGGTGGTCATCCGGCGCTGGGGATCCACGGTGCAGCTTCTCCATCTTAATGGGGAAAACAGACCCTGATGCAAGACGCCATGAGCAGCAATCGATGATCATCGTCCCTTTGGACGCGGAGGGTGTGAAAATCGAACGGATGCTCCCGGTCTTTGGATATGATCATGCTCCTCACGGTCATGGAGAAATCACCTTTACCGATGTACGGGTGCCCCTGGAAAATATGATCTGGGCGGAAGGGAAAGGTTTTGCCATTGCCCAGGGGCGATTAGGTCCAGGGCGGATTCATCATTGCATGCGTTTGATCGGAGCAGCGGAAAGGGCGCTTGAAGAATTATGTAAGCGTGTTCAAAACAGGGAAGCATTCGGAAAGACGCTCTCAAGTCAGGGGGTCGTCATGGATTGGATCGCTGATTCACGTATTGAAATCGAGCAGGCACGCCTTCTGACCATGAAAGCCGCTTACATGATGGATACCGTCGGAAATAAAATGGCCAAACAGGAAATCGCCATGATAAAGGTAGTGGCCCCTTCCATGGCGTTACGGGTTATTGACCGGGCCATTCAGGCATTTGGGGCTGCCGGGGTATCAGGAGATCATTCAATGGCCGCACAATGGGCGAATGCCCGAACATTACGACTTGCCGACGGGCCTGATGAAGTACATCGTGCCCAACTCGCAAAATTAGAGCTGAGAAAATATCAAAAAGCCTCTCCGGTAGAGAGCTAG
- a CDS encoding SDR family NAD(P)-dependent oxidoreductase: protein MRLSGRVSIITGGGGGIGRATALRFSEEGANVVVADLDESRGEETVRLIREKNGHGMYVRTNVRDSESMQELVHKTVEHFGSLDILVNNAGIGQSEVRSIDLEETEWDDVLDTNLKSIFLGMKHSIPELMKKGGVIVNVSSLLGLKGRKYVSAYNAAKGGVVLLTQNAALEYGKEGIRVNAVAPGVIDTNIIEGWKKDERKWSVISQSNALRRIGNPDEVASAILFLASDEASFITGSTLSVDGGGLIY, encoded by the coding sequence ATGAGGCTATCGGGTAGGGTTTCGATCATCACTGGAGGAGGCGGTGGAATAGGACGTGCGACCGCTTTAAGATTTTCTGAAGAAGGGGCGAATGTCGTCGTGGCAGATCTGGATGAATCGAGGGGGGAGGAAACGGTAAGGCTCATCAGGGAAAAGAATGGGCATGGGATGTATGTAAGGACGAATGTAAGAGACAGTGAAAGCATGCAGGAGCTCGTACATAAAACGGTCGAGCATTTCGGGAGTCTGGATATCCTCGTGAACAATGCCGGAATCGGTCAGTCAGAAGTCAGGAGTATCGATTTGGAAGAAACGGAATGGGATGATGTCCTTGATACTAACTTAAAGAGCATCTTTCTGGGAATGAAACATAGCATACCGGAACTGATGAAAAAAGGCGGGGTCATCGTGAATGTTTCAAGTCTTCTGGGTTTAAAGGGGAGGAAGTACGTATCCGCTTATAATGCGGCAAAAGGCGGAGTGGTATTGTTGACGCAAAATGCCGCATTGGAGTACGGAAAAGAAGGAATCCGGGTAAATGCTGTAGCTCCGGGTGTCATCGATACAAACATCATTGAAGGATGGAAGAAGGATGAAAGGAAATGGTCGGTGATTTCTCAATCGAATGCCCTCAGGAGGATTGGAAACCCGGATGAAGTGGCCTCCGCCATCTTGTTCCTGGCATCGGATGAAGCCTCCTTTATCACCGGATCCACATTATCTGTAGATGGTGGTGGGTTGATCTATTAG
- a CDS encoding long-chain-fatty-acid--CoA ligase gives MTTKSWHVHYPESFDTDIPAIDFSIPHMLQQTASGYPEHPCISFYQKRMTYRELQDAVTMFSSSLQHIGTKKGDRVAIMLPNCPQYVISYYGILTTGGIVTQVNPMSVERELIHLLKDSGVETIIVLDRFYPMIQSIQKETKVKTIIVVSFLGEDHETDYTFDEFLKLGDGGVTSIKIEPEDVAVLQYTGGTTGVSKGVMLTHSNILSNVMQSQRFFKESIQTGEERSLSVIPFFHVFGMNSCMNLSIYTANEMILLPRFELSEVLSTIKREKPTLFPGVPTMYVAITNHPSAEEYGIHSIKLCNSGSAPMPVELLNQFEKKTGAKILEGYGLSEASPTTHCNPAFAERKPGTVGIGLPSTDYKVVDIATGMKEVPPGDIGELIIKGPQVMKGYWNLPEETANALRDGWLYTGDIARMDDEGYVSIVDRKKDMIIASGYNVYPREVEEVIYEHPSVQEAVVIGVPDSYRGETVKAVIVLKAGEKVSEQELMGFCQENMSSFKVPRIIEFRDELPKTSVGKILRRALRENVI, from the coding sequence GTGACAACTAAATCCTGGCACGTTCATTATCCTGAATCGTTCGACACAGATATTCCAGCAATCGATTTCTCAATACCCCATATGCTCCAACAAACTGCTTCGGGGTACCCTGAGCATCCTTGTATAAGCTTCTATCAAAAGCGCATGACGTATCGTGAACTTCAAGATGCCGTCACAATGTTTTCCTCGTCCCTCCAGCATATCGGGACGAAAAAAGGAGACCGGGTTGCCATCATGCTCCCTAACTGTCCCCAATATGTCATTTCTTATTATGGGATCCTTACCACTGGCGGAATTGTTACGCAGGTGAATCCAATGTCTGTTGAAAGGGAACTCATTCATTTACTGAAAGACTCCGGGGTGGAGACGATCATTGTTTTGGACCGCTTTTATCCCATGATTCAATCCATTCAAAAGGAAACCAAAGTGAAAACGATCATTGTCGTCAGCTTCCTAGGGGAGGACCATGAGACGGATTATACGTTCGATGAATTTTTGAAGCTTGGGGACGGTGGGGTTACTTCCATTAAAATAGAGCCGGAAGATGTGGCCGTACTTCAATACACAGGTGGAACAACCGGCGTGTCCAAGGGTGTGATGCTCACACATAGCAATATCCTTTCAAATGTTATGCAAAGTCAGCGGTTTTTTAAAGAAAGCATTCAAACAGGGGAAGAAAGAAGTCTGAGTGTGATTCCCTTCTTTCATGTATTTGGAATGAATTCATGCATGAATCTTTCCATTTATACAGCAAATGAAATGATCCTGCTGCCACGGTTTGAGCTCTCAGAAGTATTATCCACCATTAAGAGGGAGAAACCCACATTATTCCCTGGAGTGCCGACCATGTATGTGGCGATAACGAATCATCCCTCTGCTGAAGAGTATGGGATTCATTCGATCAAGCTTTGTAACAGCGGCAGTGCCCCCATGCCTGTTGAACTCTTAAATCAGTTCGAGAAGAAAACAGGGGCAAAGATATTGGAAGGGTATGGTTTATCAGAAGCCTCGCCGACGACCCATTGTAACCCTGCCTTCGCAGAAAGAAAGCCTGGAACTGTCGGAATCGGCCTCCCTTCTACGGATTATAAGGTAGTGGATATAGCGACCGGCATGAAGGAAGTACCTCCGGGAGACATTGGAGAGCTGATCATCAAAGGTCCCCAAGTCATGAAGGGGTACTGGAATTTACCTGAAGAAACCGCCAATGCCCTTCGTGACGGATGGCTATACACAGGAGACATTGCCCGGATGGATGATGAAGGGTATGTATCGATAGTGGATCGAAAGAAAGATATGATCATTGCTTCAGGATATAACGTGTATCCCCGGGAAGTGGAAGAAGTCATCTATGAACATCCCTCTGTACAGGAAGCGGTCGTAATCGGGGTCCCTGACTCCTATCGTGGAGAAACCGTGAAAGCCGTGATTGTCCTTAAGGCTGGGGAAAAGGTGTCAGAACAGGAATTGATGGGGTTCTGTCAGGAGAATATGTCTTCATTCAAAGTCCCAAGGATCATTGAATTCCGGGATGAACTTCCAAAGACGAGTGTAGGGAAGATACTAAGAAGGGCCCTCCGGGAAAATGTGATATAA